A stretch of the Marivirga tractuosa DSM 4126 genome encodes the following:
- a CDS encoding DMT family transporter — protein MSEKESVSPILVYGLLILLALIWGSSFILIKKGLLIFSAGEVGAIRIFSAALVLTPLSLPKLKSLNKRQWKWLFISGMVGSFGPAFLFAYAQTQLESGITGVLNALTPIFALLVGVLFFKGKLKLRDSLGIALGFGGTIVLIVAGSGGELGNFNFYAIFVILATLCYGINLNIIKTQFSILTPRMITSISLVLIAPLAGGYLFGSSDFVNKMQHDEGAWLALLYICILGVIGTAFALILFNRLVKLTSPVFTSFVTYLIPIVAIAWGLFDGEILVFGHYIGIVLIILGVAFANRPKK, from the coding sequence ATGAGCGAAAAAGAATCAGTAAGCCCTATATTAGTTTATGGATTATTAATTTTATTGGCCCTAATTTGGGGAAGTTCCTTTATTCTAATTAAGAAAGGCCTACTTATATTTTCAGCAGGAGAAGTCGGTGCAATTCGGATATTCTCTGCTGCCTTAGTTTTAACTCCTTTGTCCCTACCAAAACTTAAATCTTTAAATAAGCGCCAATGGAAATGGCTGTTTATCTCAGGAATGGTAGGTAGTTTTGGGCCAGCGTTCCTATTTGCTTATGCTCAAACACAGCTAGAAAGTGGTATTACGGGTGTTTTAAATGCCCTGACACCCATTTTTGCACTTTTAGTGGGCGTACTTTTTTTTAAAGGAAAACTTAAATTAAGAGATAGCTTGGGAATTGCTCTAGGTTTTGGTGGAACTATTGTGTTGATAGTAGCAGGCTCTGGAGGAGAACTCGGCAATTTTAACTTTTATGCCATTTTTGTGATTTTAGCCACGCTATGTTACGGAATAAATCTTAATATCATTAAAACGCAGTTTAGCATTCTTACCCCAAGAATGATAACAAGTATATCCTTAGTCCTCATTGCCCCCTTAGCTGGCGGATATTTATTTGGCTCCAGTGATTTTGTAAATAAAATGCAGCATGACGAAGGCGCGTGGTTGGCTTTGCTTTATATATGCATTTTAGGTGTAATAGGAACAGCTTTCGCTTTAATACTATTTAACCGACTAGTCAAGCTAACTTCACCTGTTTTCACCAGTTTTGTAACTTACTTAATCCCAATAGTTGCAATCGCATGGGGATTATTTGATGGAGAAATTTTAGTATTTGGACATTATATTGGAATTGTACTTATTATACTGGGAGTGGCTTTTGCTAATCGTCCTAAAAAATAA
- a CDS encoding putative signal transducing protein: MKNWKTVYKTDKLYQVQIVKDYLQDKELHAIIVDKKDSAYQLGYYEIVVAVDEVMRAIKLIEDDIKFE; the protein is encoded by the coding sequence ATGAAAAATTGGAAGACTGTTTACAAAACGGATAAGCTCTACCAAGTGCAAATCGTTAAAGATTATTTGCAGGATAAAGAATTGCATGCGATTATTGTAGATAAGAAAGATTCTGCCTATCAGCTAGGTTATTATGAAATCGTGGTGGCTGTGGATGAGGTAATGCGTGCGATTAAACTAATTGAAGATGATATCAAATTTGAATAA
- a CDS encoding phosphatidate cytidylyltransferase encodes MISNLNKYNNLTQRIIAALLGVAIILSAIVYSEWTYFAVFFILCAMTQLEFYKLVGLDGMLPLKFWGTITGLSIYSITFLVHAEHLDPRIYFAIAPIASTVYFVKLYKKNDKKPFTNIAYTFLGIIYVAVPFALLHIAVFYNDSYSFQIIIGALFIQWASDTGAYFAGVKFGKRKLFERISPKKTWEGALGGTILAFVFAIIMAANFDEIADWQWLCIAGIIVIAGTYGDLVESLFKRSIEVKDSGSIIPGHGGFLDRFDGLLLSAPFISAFLMLFE; translated from the coding sequence ATGATATCAAATTTGAATAAATATAATAATTTAACTCAAAGGATTATTGCTGCACTATTAGGTGTTGCTATTATCCTTTCAGCAATTGTATATAGTGAATGGACCTATTTTGCGGTCTTTTTTATTCTTTGTGCCATGACCCAACTGGAATTCTATAAATTGGTTGGTCTAGATGGCATGTTGCCTCTTAAATTCTGGGGTACAATCACAGGCTTATCTATTTACAGTATCACCTTTTTAGTGCATGCCGAACACTTAGACCCTCGAATATATTTTGCTATTGCCCCCATAGCCTCTACGGTTTACTTTGTTAAGCTTTATAAAAAGAATGATAAAAAGCCTTTCACTAATATCGCCTATACTTTTTTAGGAATTATATATGTGGCAGTCCCTTTTGCACTTTTACATATAGCAGTCTTTTATAATGATAGTTATAGTTTTCAGATTATTATAGGGGCACTATTTATTCAATGGGCAAGTGACACCGGGGCTTATTTTGCAGGAGTGAAGTTTGGAAAGAGGAAGCTTTTTGAAAGGATTTCACCCAAGAAGACCTGGGAAGGTGCGCTAGGCGGAACGATCTTGGCATTTGTTTTTGCGATAATCATGGCGGCAAATTTTGATGAAATTGCCGATTGGCAATGGCTGTGCATTGCAGGAATAATAGTAATTGCGGGTACCTATGGTGATTTGGTAGAATCTCTATTCAAAAGAAGTATTGAAGTTAAAGATTCAGGCTCTATAATTCCTGGTCATGGCGGCTTTTTGGATAGATTTGATGGACTTTTGCTATCCGCACCATTTATTTCTGCTTTTTTGATGCTTTTTGAATGA
- a CDS encoding CPBP family intramembrane glutamic endopeptidase → MNSLKHNNPQILHKNPWTSIFYLVLLFLAWNLFSQLIGTGIAVVVTGVGFMETQQLLEPPFGPESKIFMYVAQGISHFLGFTIFALFFIKAIDKMSLKAYFNKKNIGFQPSILIALTTFSFMIFNSIIIEWNMNIEFPEFMKGFGEWARNMEDRLMQLTELLSSYDSFGEMLIALVIIGVFPAIGEELVFRGLLQNKLHAATRNAHLAVWISAIIFGVFHMQFFGVVPRIMLGALFGYIYLYSGNIWYPILAHFVNNGLAVIIMYVGPKYIDDFDATEVDTAVPFYVSIIGLFACIIFFRYFMNLIKEAKQE, encoded by the coding sequence ATGAATTCTTTAAAGCATAACAACCCACAAATTCTCCATAAAAATCCCTGGACTTCAATTTTTTACCTTGTATTGCTGTTTCTGGCTTGGAATCTTTTTAGTCAATTAATCGGCACAGGTATAGCTGTAGTGGTCACAGGGGTTGGTTTTATGGAAACCCAGCAACTTTTGGAACCGCCTTTTGGACCTGAAAGTAAAATCTTTATGTACGTGGCTCAAGGAATAAGTCATTTCTTAGGATTTACTATTTTTGCCCTCTTTTTCATTAAGGCGATTGATAAAATGAGTTTGAAAGCTTATTTTAACAAGAAAAATATCGGCTTTCAACCTTCCATTTTAATTGCCCTTACTACTTTTTCTTTTATGATCTTCAATTCCATCATCATTGAATGGAATATGAATATTGAATTTCCTGAATTTATGAAAGGCTTTGGGGAGTGGGCAAGAAATATGGAGGATCGTCTGATGCAATTGACGGAGTTGCTGAGTTCTTATGATAGTTTTGGTGAAATGTTAATAGCGTTGGTCATTATTGGTGTTTTTCCCGCAATTGGTGAAGAGTTGGTATTCAGAGGATTATTACAAAATAAACTACATGCTGCCACCAGAAATGCTCATTTAGCCGTTTGGATCAGTGCTATTATTTTCGGGGTATTCCACATGCAGTTTTTTGGAGTGGTGCCGAGAATTATGTTGGGAGCACTTTTTGGTTATATTTACCTCTACTCAGGCAATATTTGGTATCCAATCCTGGCTCATTTTGTAAACAATGGCTTGGCGGTTATAATTATGTACGTGGGGCCAAAATATATAGATGATTTTGATGCAACTGAGGTCGATACTGCTGTTCCTTTCTATGTATCTATAATTGGATTATTCGCTTGTATCATATTTTTCCGTTACTTTATGAATTTAATAAAAGAGGCGAAACAGGAATGA
- the dusB gene encoding tRNA dihydrouridine synthase DusB, with the protein MVKIGNISLGEFPLLLAPMEDVSDPPFRAVCKENGADLMYTEFISSEGLIRDAIKSRQKLDIFDYEKPIGIQIFGGDEEAMSMATSIVNVTQPDLVDINFGCPVKKVVTKGAGAGVLKDVDLMVRLTEAVVKSTDLPVTVKTRLGWDESSKNIEEVAERLQDVGIKALSIHGRTRQQMYKGEADWSLIAKVKNNPRINIPIFGNGDIDSPQKALEYRNRYGVDGLMIGRAAIGYPWIFNEIKHYFETGEVLPPPNLEDRIETAKKHLKFSVEWKGEKLGIFEMRRHYTNYFKGIPHFKPYRTRLVEGENYQAVLDTLDEVQEVFSAQIMENL; encoded by the coding sequence TTGGTAAAGATAGGAAACATATCATTAGGCGAATTTCCATTGCTTTTAGCACCCATGGAAGATGTAAGCGATCCGCCTTTCAGAGCAGTATGCAAAGAAAATGGCGCTGATCTGATGTACACAGAATTTATTTCATCTGAAGGATTGATTCGGGACGCTATTAAAAGCAGGCAAAAACTGGACATATTCGATTACGAAAAACCCATCGGCATTCAAATATTTGGGGGCGATGAGGAAGCTATGTCCATGGCAACCAGCATCGTAAATGTTACCCAACCTGATTTGGTTGACATTAACTTTGGCTGCCCAGTAAAAAAAGTAGTGACCAAAGGCGCTGGTGCTGGAGTATTGAAAGATGTGGATTTAATGGTCAGGCTCACTGAGGCTGTTGTGAAATCTACAGACTTGCCCGTTACAGTAAAAACTCGATTGGGATGGGATGAGAGCTCCAAAAACATTGAAGAAGTAGCCGAAAGATTGCAAGACGTAGGAATTAAGGCATTGTCTATTCACGGCAGAACTCGCCAACAGATGTATAAGGGCGAGGCGGATTGGTCTCTTATTGCAAAGGTGAAAAATAACCCAAGAATCAATATTCCGATTTTCGGAAATGGAGATATTGATTCTCCTCAAAAAGCTTTAGAATACAGAAACAGATACGGAGTTGACGGACTGATGATCGGCAGAGCTGCAATCGGCTATCCATGGATTTTCAATGAAATAAAACACTATTTCGAAACAGGTGAAGTGCTACCTCCTCCAAATTTGGAAGACCGGATTGAAACGGCTAAAAAGCATCTTAAATTTTCAGTAGAATGGAAAGGCGAAAAATTAGGAATTTTTGAGATGAGAAGACATTACACCAATTATTTCAAAGGGATTCCTCATTTTAAACCATATCGAACAAGATTGGTAGAAGGAGAAAATTATCAGGCAGTTCTAGACACCTTGGACGAAGTTCAGGAAGTGTTTTCCGCTCAAATAATGGAGAATTTATGA